The DNA region TCGTCCTCAATGCATTCATCTTCGTTTTGATTGGCTTACAGTTTCGATCGATTGTATCGACCCTCTCGCATTTGAGTCATTCGATCGGCACACTGATTTTGTACGGTGTGATTGTCAGTGCGGTGGTGATCGTAGTTCGCATAGTCTGGGTGTTTGCACAGGCGCTGTTGCCGGTCACGAACGAACCCGAACACGCGGAGGGCGAGGCCGACTGGTCTCACGTTGCCGTGCTGGCGTGGACGGGCATGCGCGGGGGCATCTCGCTGGCCGCTGCGCTTGCGATACCACTCACCGTTGCGACTGGACCATTTCCACAACGTGACCTCATTATTTTTCTGACGCTCTGCGTGCTCTTGGCGACGCTGGTTGGCCAGGGCGGCTCGTTACCGTGGCTGCTGAAGCGGCTGAAGGTAAAGGATGACGGCGCGGACGAGCGCGAGGAGCGCTTGGCGATGGCGCGCACGGCGCGCATCGCGCTCATTAAGCTTTCGGCACTTCGGCGTGAGCGGCAGATCCCGGATCCTATCATGATGGCGCTTCGCCAGCGGTTTCGCTCGCGCTGGCGCGAGTTCGAGAATACGCGAGACGGGTCGGCCTATCGCGAACGCATCGCGTCGCTCTATCGCGGAATCGAACGCGAGTTGCTGGACGTCCAGCGCGCAGAGCTCATCCGCCTGCGCGATCGTGGGAAGATCGACAATACGGTCATGCGCCGCGTGCTCACACTGCTGGACCTCGAAGATCAGGAGATCAGCATGCTCGGCAGCACCGGCCACATGGATCTCGATCCGGAAAAATAACGCTTATTCTTCGCCGTCGTAATAGTCGAGCGGCTCGGAGCGAATGATCCGGCGCTCCGGCAGGCGCACCAGCCACTTCTTGCTGTCGGGGTAGTAAGCAGCTTCGCCCATCGGGTTATCCGCTACCAGGTAAAGGACGAGATCTTCCTTACCGTTGTTCGTTATTTGGTGTGCTTGTCCGGGCGGAAAAATAAACGCATCACCCGTTTCGATCGGGGTCGTGCCGCCCTCGTCGCGCACGATGCCGCTGCCTGAGATCACATGATAGAACTCCCACTGCATGCTGTGCGAGTGGTACGGATACGCGGTGGCTCCGGCCGGCAGCCGCGCGATCTCGACATCGAACGGGTGCCGCTCCATGATGTCCG from Candidatus Rubrimentiphilum sp. includes:
- a CDS encoding cupin domain-containing protein, giving the protein MRKVNTKDLEELQFASPKGKFRSSGIQVSEGLGRKPQSTDIMERHPFDVEIARLPAGATAYPYHSHSMQWEFYHVISGSGIVRDEGGTTPIETGDAFIFPPGQAHQITNNGKEDLVLYLVADNPMGEAAYYPDSKKWLVRLPERRIIRSEPLDYYDGEE